From the Acidobacteriota bacterium genome, the window ATGGTGGCCGCAGGTCACTTTCGAGGCCGCCAGGTCCGCGTCGGGTGCGCCGTAAGTAATGATGCGGCGGCGCAGCGCGGGCAGCATCGCGCGCACATTCTCATCAGCGATGCAGACGATGTCCGCGCCGTAAAACGGAACCTTGTTGGCGAACTCCGCGTAGGCGTTCATCAGATTGCCGAATGTCCCGTAGTGATCGAGATGCTCGTGATCAATGTTGGTGATGACGGCGAGAATCGGCGCCAGCAACAGGAAGGAGCGGTCGCTCTCATCCGATTCGACCACCATGAAATCGCCTTTGCCGAGGTGCGCGGAGGAGCCTACGCTGTTGAGCTTGCCGCCCACTACCAGCGTCGGGTCCATGTGGGCCGCGCCGAGCACGGCGGCGACCATCGAGGTGGTGGTGGTCTTGCCGTGGCTGCCCGCGATGGCGATGCCAAACTTCAGGCGCATCAACTCGGCCAGCATCTCGCCGCGCGGGATGACGGGAATCTGCCGCCGCCGCGCTTCGATCACTTCGGGGTTGTCAGCCGTTACGGCGGAGGAGACCACCACGGCTTCGGCTCCATCAACGTGGCGGGCCTGATGACCTTCCCAAATTTTTGCTCCCAGCGATTGCAGACGCTCCGTTACTGCCGACAACTTCTGATCGGAGCCGGAGACTTCATAGCGCAGGTTCACCAGCACCTCGGCGATACCGCTCATGCCGCTGCCGCCGATGCCGATGAAGTGAACGCGCCGTGCCTGAAAAAACATAGTGAGTAATTACCTGCTCCGATAAGCGCTGTACATCGCATCCGCACTGGTAGCCACGGTGAGCGATCTTCTCGCCGTGGGCCTTCCCGTGAGATCGCAAGCCCACGGCGAGAAAATCACTCACCGTGGCTACCCAGGCATGGCTGCCAGTTTTTCCAACTCATTCACGATGCGCTCGGTGGCGTCGGGATGAGCTTCCTGCCGAATGGCGTTTTCCATGGACGCCAGCCGCGCAGGATCATTCAACAATTCCGTGATCAGCTCGCAGATGCGCTCACCGCTCAGATCACGATCCAACAATAAGCGCGCGGCTCCGAGTTGTTCGAGCGCCTCGGCGTTGCGCAACTGGTGCTGATTCGCGGCGGTGGGAAACGGCACCAGCACGGCAGCGCAACCTGCCGCCGCCAATTCGGCAACCGTAGTCGCGCCCGCGCGGCAGATCACCAGATCGGCCTGCGCGTAGGCATCCCACATGCGATCCATGAAGGCGGAAACTTCGTGGCCCGCGCCGGCCAGGCCTGGATGCCTCTCCACCGCTTCTCTCACTCGATTATATTCGCTTTGTCCGGTCTGGAGCAGCAGGCGCACGGGAGTTTGCGCCGAAGATTGCGAATGATCCAAAAGGGGCAACGCCTCCACCATCGCACGGTTCAATGAGCGCGCGCCCTGACTGCCGCCAAAGACCAGCACGGTAAACGGCGGGGCGTGCGGTTTCGCAGGGATGGCGAAGAACTCATCGCGCACGGGAATTCCAGTATGCAGAGTCTTCTCCGTCCCGAAGAATTTACCCGCCTCGGCGAAGTTGACAAATGCCCGCGCGACAAATCGCGCGACCCAGCGGTTGACCAGGCCGGGGTAGGCGTTCGGCTCGTAGACGGCCAGCGGCACTCGGCGCCGCCCGCCGGGCAGCAGCGTCGCCAGCAGCGTCGCTAACATCATGGGGCCAGCCGCGTAGCCACCCACGCCGAGCACGACATCAGGCCGAAACTTTTTCAGGATTTTCAGGGATTGCAGAATCGCCAGAGGTAGTCCCGCCAGTGTTTTCAAACGAGCGACGGCGTTCTGCCCTTGCAACGCGCCGACCTCCAGCAGTTCCAGCGGGAAGCCCGCGGCGGGAATCATGCGGGATTCAACGCCGCGCGCGGTGCCAACGAAGAGCACTTCCCGGCCCGGCGCGCGACGGCAGAATTCGCGCGCCAATACCAGCGCGGGAATGACATGGCCTCCCGTGCCGCCGCCGGCGACCAGGAGCTTCAGTGGCGGGTTTATTGGTCGCCCTCGATCGAGCGTAGTTTCTCGCCCCATTGTGCACGCCGGGAAATACTGAGCAGAATGCCTGTAGCCGCCAAACAGAAAAACAGCGAACTGCCGCCGTAACTCAGGAACGGCAGTGGAATACCTTTGGGGGGGATGAGCGCGAGTACGACGCTCATGTTGATCAGACTCTGACAGAAGATCATCAGCGTCAGCCCGGCGGCGAGATAGCAGCCGTAATCATCGGGAGCCATCATGCTGGTCCGCCAACCGCGCCAGAAGTAGAGTATGAAGAGGCCGATCAGCAACAAGGCTCCCCACAGACCCAACTCTTCAGCGGTAACCGCGAAGATGAAGTCGGTGTGCGGAGCGGGCAGGAAGAAGAGCTTCTGCCGCCCATTCATCAAGCCCTGTCCGGCAACGCCGCCGGTGGACACCGAGATCATGGATTGAATCACCTGAAAGCCGCTTCCGAGCGGGTCCGCGTAAGGATCGAGAAACGATTCGATGCGCGCGCGGCGATAGGGAATGCGCCAGACCAGCAGGTAAAACGCGGGCGCGGAGATGGCGGCGAGCGCGCCCAGGTACCGTATAGGCAGCCCCGCAATGAAGAACATGGCCACGGTTACCAGACCGATGGCGATGGGCGTTCCCAGGTCCGGCTCTTTCAGAATCAGCAGAACAACAATGGTGATAACGGAGAGCGGTGGAACGATGTCCTGCCAGAAGTTGGCCACCCTACCCGAGCGCTTGTCCAGCCAGTAAGCGAGAAAGATGATCACCATCAGCTTGGCAAATTCGGAGGGTTGGAACGAGATGATCCCGAAGCGTAGCCAGCGATTGGTATTCTGCACGGGCGCGGCAAACAGGACCGCCACCAGCAGCACGATGGCGATAAAAATTCCGGGAAACAAAACGGCGGGATGACTCAGATATCGATAGTCCATGCGCATCAGCAGGAGCATCATGCCGAGCCCCAAAATGGCCCAGGCGACTTGCCGCCAGAAATAGGCCGTGGAGCTGCCCAAGTCTTCGCTGGCCATGGGGGCGGAGCTGGAAAAAACCATCAACAGCCCGAAAAACACCAGGGTAAGCGTCACGCCAAACAGCACGCGATCAGCGGAAAAGCGGCCTATGTTTGATCCCTGCACGCCTGTCGATGTCCCCTTAAAATTTGCGGACCGAAATTCGCGGAAGCCGCCAGTGGCCTCCCCCATTTCAGGATCGCATCCCGCTTAGCGCAGCTTTAGAGTCGAGAGCGAAAAAAGCGCCAGGATCAGCGCCGAAATCCAAAACCGGATGATGACCTTGGACTCGCTCCACCCCAACAACTCGAAGTGATGATGCAGTGGCGCCATCTTGAAGATGCGCTTGCCACGCAGCTTGAACGAGGCCACTTGCAGGATCACCGAAAGTGCCTCGGCGACAAACACCCCGCCGATGGAGATCAGCAAAATCTCCTGCTTGATAATCACTGCCACGGTGCCGATGCCGCCGCCCAGAGCCAGCGAACCGACATCCCCCATGAATACTTCGGCAGGATGTGCGTTGTACCAAAGAAAGCCCAGCGAGGCGCCCACCATGGCGCCGCAAAAAATCGTCACCTCGCCCACCTGCGGCAGATACTGAATCTCCAGATAGCGCGCGAATACAGCGTGTCCGGTAACATAAGTCAGCACCGTGAGCGCGCCGGCCGCAATGATGGTGCAGCCGATGGCCAGCCCGTCCAGACCGTCCGTCAGATTCACGGCGTTGCTGGAGCCGACGATTACCAGAATAACGAATAGAAAAAAGAAAACAAAGGCCGCCGGGTAAGTATAGGGCGAATTCATCAGACTATCGATAAGCAGATCGGGCGTGAACTGTTTGAAAAATGGTACGCTCAGGTGCGTCGAGTAACTCTCCGTGGCTGTCAGCGCCAGCAAACTGACGCCCACGCCTAGGCTAATCACCGCCTGCAATCCCAGCTTGCCGCGCGTCGAAAGACCCTGATTGCGGCGGCCGGTGATCTTGCGATAGTCGTCGATAAAGCCCACCGCGCCGAAGGCCAGCGTGGCCAGCATCACCAACCAGATCAGGGAATTGCTCAGGTCGGCCCACAGCAGCGTGGGAACCAGAATCGCCACGTGAATGAGCAAGCCACCCATGGTGGGCGTGCCGGCCTTTTTTTGATGCGATTGCGGCCCCTCTTCGCGGATGTACTGCCCAATCTGAAAGTCCTGTAGACGCCGAATCAGCCACGGGCCCAGCACCAGGCAGATCACCAGGGCGGTGATCGAAGCGAACGCGGTGCGAAAGGTCAGGTAGCGGAATACGCGGAACGGGCTGAACAGCGGAAACAACTGCTCATAAAAGAGATAGTACAGCATGGCGTTTCTTCCCTTAATTAATACCCTGTCTAATTAACTTAATCTAATGACATTGCCTATTGACTCACTCAATTAGTGACTCAATAGTACCGTATTACAGTAACTCACTAGTTACTATTAATGATCTCCCAGACCCGCTCCAGCCGCACCGCCCGCGAGGCTTTCAGTAGCGCTACGTCGCCCGCGC encodes:
- a CDS encoding UDP-N-acetylmuramate--L-alanine ligase, which translates into the protein MFFQARRVHFIGIGGSGMSGIAEVLVNLRYEVSGSDQKLSAVTERLQSLGAKIWEGHQARHVDGAEAVVVSSAVTADNPEVIEARRRQIPVIPRGEMLAELMRLKFGIAIAGSHGKTTTTSMVAAVLGAAHMDPTLVVGGKLNSVGSSAHLGKGDFMVVESDESDRSFLLLAPILAVITNIDHEHLDHYGTFGNLMNAYAEFANKVPFYGADIVCIADENVRAMLPALRRRIITYGAPDADLAASKVTCGHHESRFSLRRKDLDLGEFNLRIPGEHNVLNAMAAVAVGLELNVPIETIRAGLSEFGGVERRFQLRGEEAGVAVVDDYGHHPTEIRATLRAAKQCSYRRVIVVFQPHRYTRSAALMDEFAACFADCDALFVLDIYGAGEPAIEGITASKIVERIRAVSQPQAQSNVEYAPSVPALMDRLAAFTQPGDLVLTLGAGNVWQVGEELLTRLRSRNQATVTTMSVSQEVSKAK
- the murG gene encoding undecaprenyldiphospho-muramoylpentapeptide beta-N-acetylglucosaminyltransferase — protein: MGRETTLDRGRPINPPLKLLVAGGGTGGHVIPALVLAREFCRRAPGREVLFVGTARGVESRMIPAAGFPLELLEVGALQGQNAVARLKTLAGLPLAILQSLKILKKFRPDVVLGVGGYAAGPMMLATLLATLLPGGRRRVPLAVYEPNAYPGLVNRWVARFVARAFVNFAEAGKFFGTEKTLHTGIPVRDEFFAIPAKPHAPPFTVLVFGGSQGARSLNRAMVEALPLLDHSQSSAQTPVRLLLQTGQSEYNRVREAVERHPGLAGAGHEVSAFMDRMWDAYAQADLVICRAGATTVAELAAAGCAAVLVPFPTAANQHQLRNAEALEQLGAARLLLDRDLSGERICELITELLNDPARLASMENAIRQEAHPDATERIVNELEKLAAMPG
- the ftsW gene encoding putative lipid II flippase FtsW, which produces MGEATGGFREFRSANFKGTSTGVQGSNIGRFSADRVLFGVTLTLVFFGLLMVFSSSAPMASEDLGSSTAYFWRQVAWAILGLGMMLLLMRMDYRYLSHPAVLFPGIFIAIVLLVAVLFAAPVQNTNRWLRFGIISFQPSEFAKLMVIIFLAYWLDKRSGRVANFWQDIVPPLSVITIVVLLILKEPDLGTPIAIGLVTVAMFFIAGLPIRYLGALAAISAPAFYLLVWRIPYRRARIESFLDPYADPLGSGFQVIQSMISVSTGGVAGQGLMNGRQKLFFLPAPHTDFIFAVTAEELGLWGALLLIGLFILYFWRGWRTSMMAPDDYGCYLAAGLTLMIFCQSLINMSVVLALIPPKGIPLPFLSYGGSSLFFCLAATGILLSISRRAQWGEKLRSIEGDQ
- a CDS encoding phospho-N-acetylmuramoyl-pentapeptide-transferase; its protein translation is MLYYLFYEQLFPLFSPFRVFRYLTFRTAFASITALVICLVLGPWLIRRLQDFQIGQYIREEGPQSHQKKAGTPTMGGLLIHVAILVPTLLWADLSNSLIWLVMLATLAFGAVGFIDDYRKITGRRNQGLSTRGKLGLQAVISLGVGVSLLALTATESYSTHLSVPFFKQFTPDLLIDSLMNSPYTYPAAFVFFFLFVILVIVGSSNAVNLTDGLDGLAIGCTIIAAGALTVLTYVTGHAVFARYLEIQYLPQVGEVTIFCGAMVGASLGFLWYNAHPAEVFMGDVGSLALGGGIGTVAVIIKQEILLISIGGVFVAEALSVILQVASFKLRGKRIFKMAPLHHHFELLGWSESKVIIRFWISALILALFSLSTLKLR